The following are encoded together in the Bradyrhizobium algeriense genome:
- a CDS encoding MarR family transcriptional regulator, with the protein MPSKPSPITMDAVYTAPGYLFRRMQQIAVSIFVEECRAFDLTPVQYAALVAIHTHPGIDATRLSAVIAFDRSTLGNVIERLESKALIERKPSREDKRVKLLHLTKSGAAVLRDIMPSVERAQLRMLQPLKPADRRALLALLTQLVDLNNEASRVPLRAEDALEHLGKSS; encoded by the coding sequence ATGCCGAGTAAGCCATCACCCATCACGATGGACGCGGTTTACACCGCGCCCGGCTACCTGTTCCGGCGCATGCAGCAGATCGCGGTCTCGATCTTTGTCGAAGAGTGCAGGGCGTTCGACCTGACGCCGGTGCAATATGCGGCGCTGGTGGCGATCCACACCCATCCCGGCATCGACGCCACGCGGCTGTCGGCGGTGATCGCATTCGACCGTTCCACGCTCGGCAACGTGATCGAGCGGCTGGAGAGCAAGGCCTTGATCGAGCGCAAGCCGTCGCGGGAGGACAAGCGCGTCAAGCTGCTCCATCTGACCAAATCGGGTGCGGCCGTGCTGCGCGACATCATGCCCTCGGTGGAGCGCGCGCAGCTAAGGATGCTGCAGCCGCTGAAGCCGGCCGACCGCAGGGCCCTGCTGGCGCTGCTGACGCAGCTGGTCGATCTCAACAATGAGGCCTCGCGCGTGCCGCTGCGCGCCGAAGACGCGCTCGAGCATCTGGGAAAGTCGAGCTGA
- the maiA gene encoding maleylacetoacetate isomerase, with protein sequence MKLHGYFRSSAAYRVRIALNLKGLSTDHLPHHLRKGEQCAPAYLAINPQGLVPTLEDGTGAVLTQSLAIIEWLDETHPNPPLLPKDPLRRAKVRAFALAIACDIHPVQNLKVLARLRQLGVAEEKVTEWAAWANREGLSACETLVTGEAGPFCFGDKPSLADLCLIPQLGNARRFGVDVSAYPRLLEAEAAAREIKAFADAAPDKQADAE encoded by the coding sequence ATGAAGCTGCATGGCTATTTCCGCAGCAGCGCGGCATACCGGGTCAGGATCGCGCTCAACCTCAAGGGGTTGTCGACCGATCACCTGCCGCATCACCTTCGCAAGGGCGAACAGTGCGCGCCAGCCTATCTCGCCATCAACCCGCAGGGGCTGGTGCCGACGCTGGAAGACGGCACAGGTGCCGTGCTGACCCAGTCGCTCGCCATCATCGAATGGCTGGACGAGACTCATCCCAATCCGCCGTTGCTGCCAAAGGATCCGCTGCGCCGCGCCAAGGTGCGCGCCTTCGCGCTGGCCATCGCCTGCGATATCCATCCGGTGCAGAATTTGAAGGTCCTGGCCCGGCTGCGCCAGCTTGGCGTGGCCGAGGAAAAAGTGACGGAATGGGCGGCCTGGGCCAACCGGGAGGGATTGTCCGCCTGCGAAACGCTCGTCACAGGTGAGGCCGGCCCGTTCTGCTTCGGGGACAAGCCCAGCCTTGCAGACCTTTGCCTGATCCCGCAGCTCGGGAATGCGCGGCGCTTCGGCGTCGATGTTTCGGCCTATCCGCGCCTGCTCGAGGCAGAAGCTGCGGCCAGGGAAATAAAGGCGTTCGCCGACGCCGCGCCGGACAAGCAAGCCGATGCCGAGTAA
- a CDS encoding benzoate-CoA ligase family protein: MTSEIYDLVPRNNPGAREIGFAIPESYNAGRILFDNLAQGRGGRLALTGPGGTRTYAELCAEASQWGHGFQSLGLKRGDRILMFLDDTPAYPAAFFGAVRSGFVPLLINTLTPPDLLQFYLSDAGAAVAVAEAEFTSRFNAEACKDTPLQTLVVVNGAAGEHAVPKALIAQQWLQGFSTDLPEADTRRDDMAFWMYSSGSTGRPKGIVHLQHDMAYSEQAFARNVLRLTPDDICFSVPKIFFAYGFGNAITFPFSVGAATLLLPGQPKPATIFEAIGKYRPSVFYGLPTLYTSLTKAEGAAATDFSSLRMALSAAEVLSAEVFNGWKALTGLEIIEGLGSTEVLHIYLSNRPERKKLGAAGLRVPGYEILLRDKDGHEVGDNEEGILWVRGDSNTPLYWNRPDKSAETIREGGWIYTGDRFLRDADGFHFFRGRADDLIKISGQWVYPLEVELCLAEHPDIRECAVFAAELPDRRMTLKAVVVMNQGEFDPNKATKKLQDYVKEKLLPYKYPREIRFIGELPKTGTGKIDRQALMKM; this comes from the coding sequence ATGACATCAGAAATTTACGATCTGGTTCCCCGCAACAATCCGGGCGCGCGCGAGATCGGATTTGCGATTCCGGAAAGCTATAACGCTGGCCGCATCCTGTTCGACAATCTCGCCCAAGGCCGCGGCGGCCGGCTGGCGCTGACCGGCCCCGGCGGCACGCGCACCTACGCAGAGCTCTGCGCCGAGGCTTCGCAATGGGGCCACGGTTTTCAATCGCTGGGCCTGAAGCGTGGCGACCGCATCCTGATGTTCCTCGACGACACGCCGGCCTATCCTGCGGCGTTTTTCGGCGCGGTGCGCTCCGGCTTCGTGCCGCTATTGATCAACACGCTGACGCCGCCGGATTTGCTGCAATTCTACCTTTCGGACGCCGGCGCGGCGGTGGCGGTCGCCGAGGCCGAGTTTACCTCGCGGTTCAATGCGGAGGCCTGCAAGGACACGCCGCTGCAAACCCTGGTCGTGGTCAATGGCGCGGCGGGCGAACACGCCGTGCCGAAAGCCCTGATTGCGCAGCAATGGCTGCAGGGATTCTCCACTGATTTGCCGGAAGCCGACACCAGACGCGACGACATGGCGTTCTGGATGTACTCATCCGGCTCGACCGGTCGTCCCAAGGGCATCGTGCATCTGCAGCACGACATGGCCTATAGCGAGCAGGCGTTCGCGCGCAACGTGCTCAGGCTTACGCCCGATGACATCTGTTTCTCGGTGCCTAAGATTTTCTTCGCCTACGGCTTTGGCAACGCCATCACCTTCCCGTTCTCGGTCGGCGCGGCGACGCTGCTGCTGCCCGGCCAGCCGAAGCCGGCTACAATCTTCGAGGCGATCGGAAAATACCGGCCGTCGGTGTTCTACGGATTGCCGACGCTCTACACCTCGCTGACCAAGGCCGAAGGTGCGGCCGCCACCGACTTCTCCTCGCTGCGGATGGCGCTTTCGGCCGCCGAGGTGCTGTCGGCGGAAGTATTCAACGGCTGGAAGGCGCTGACGGGACTCGAGATCATCGAGGGGCTCGGCTCGACCGAAGTGCTGCACATCTATCTCTCCAACCGCCCCGAGAGAAAGAAGCTCGGCGCGGCGGGCCTGCGTGTCCCCGGCTACGAGATCCTGCTGAGGGACAAGGACGGCCACGAGGTCGGCGACAACGAGGAAGGCATTTTGTGGGTACGCGGCGATTCCAACACGCCGCTGTACTGGAACCGGCCGGACAAATCGGCGGAGACCATTCGTGAGGGCGGCTGGATCTACACCGGCGACCGCTTCCTCCGCGATGCCGACGGTTTCCATTTCTTCCGCGGCCGCGCCGACGACCTGATCAAGATATCAGGCCAATGGGTCTACCCGCTGGAGGTCGAGCTCTGCCTTGCCGAGCATCCCGATATCAGGGAATGCGCTGTCTTCGCCGCCGAACTGCCGGATCGGCGCATGACGCTGAAGGCGGTGGTGGTGATGAACCAGGGCGAATTCGATCCGAACAAAGCCACGAAGAAGCTGCAGGACTACGTCAAGGAAAAATTGCTGCCCTACAAATATCCGCGCGAGATCAGGTTCATCGGCGAACTGCCGAAGACCGGCACGGGCAAGATCGACCGGCAAGCATTGATGAAGATGTAG
- a CDS encoding ABC transporter permease: MLERAPQDDCATEARPVAFRGAGFVPTAGRYSGWIALVLVIAIWQLAGSAGWVNPLFLPAPSAIAVAIYKLAMSGALWQHVSASVIRIGSGWVLGTVAGVITGFAIGLSTLARGVGITFISALFPIPKIALLPLLILWLGIGEEPKIATIALGVFFSTAISVYSGVDAVPRNLIRMAQSFNVPFHAIVRRVVWPGALPSILAGFRITASVALLLVVSAEMIGAQFGIGAFVLQAGNLMQTDQLLAGVVILSLFGLAVGKAINVLEARLLHWR, from the coding sequence ATGCTTGAGCGCGCGCCGCAGGACGATTGCGCAACCGAAGCCCGGCCGGTCGCATTTCGCGGCGCCGGCTTTGTGCCAACGGCGGGGCGTTACTCGGGCTGGATTGCGCTCGTGCTGGTGATTGCGATCTGGCAACTCGCGGGCAGCGCTGGCTGGGTCAACCCGCTGTTCCTGCCGGCGCCATCGGCCATTGCAGTTGCGATCTACAAGCTCGCGATGTCAGGCGCGCTCTGGCAGCATGTATCGGCTTCGGTGATCCGAATAGGCAGCGGCTGGGTTCTCGGCACCGTGGCCGGCGTGATCACAGGTTTTGCGATCGGGCTCTCGACGCTGGCGCGCGGCGTCGGCATCACATTCATCTCGGCGCTGTTTCCGATTCCCAAAATCGCGCTATTGCCGCTTCTGATCCTCTGGCTCGGGATCGGCGAGGAGCCGAAGATCGCGACCATTGCGCTCGGCGTGTTCTTCTCGACTGCGATCTCGGTCTATAGCGGCGTCGATGCGGTGCCGCGCAACCTGATCCGGATGGCGCAGAGTTTTAACGTGCCGTTCCACGCCATCGTGCGCCGCGTGGTCTGGCCGGGCGCGTTGCCCTCGATCCTCGCGGGCTTTCGCATCACGGCGTCAGTGGCGCTGCTGCTGGTGGTGAGCGCCGAAATGATCGGCGCGCAGTTCGGCATCGGCGCTTTCGTGTTGCAGGCCGGCAATCTGATGCAGACCGATCAGTTGCTCGCCGGCGTCGTGATCCTGTCGCTGTTCGGGCTGGCGGTGGGGAAGGCGATCAACGTGCTGGAAGCGCGGTTGCTGCACTGGCGGTGA
- a CDS encoding cysteine rich repeat-containing protein — protein MINTWKRASKLAPWLSVAAILATAAPAFAQAPSQAQRDAIKSQCRSDYIAHCSSVPPGGEASLQCLQKNMSSLSSSCQGAVRAVAAPAAAPAKAAETAAPKAAAPATATAAPAAATTAPAKSAEPKAAAAPAAGQPTSAQISAIRSACRSDYPKVCAGVPTGGAPALQCLEKNKTKLSAGCEKAVSATSGGGGAAAAPAAGAAAAAAPAAPAVIVLRPMRPREELLVLRSACGADVRTICGGVQPGGGRIVQCLATNAAQLSPACKYVLSQFAAR, from the coding sequence ATGATCAACACGTGGAAACGTGCGAGCAAGCTTGCGCCGTGGCTTTCGGTTGCTGCGATACTGGCAACCGCAGCGCCGGCTTTCGCGCAAGCGCCGAGCCAGGCGCAACGCGACGCCATCAAATCGCAGTGCCGCTCCGATTACATCGCGCATTGCTCCAGCGTGCCGCCGGGCGGCGAGGCCTCGCTGCAATGCCTGCAGAAGAACATGTCGAGCCTCTCATCGAGCTGCCAGGGCGCAGTGCGCGCCGTGGCAGCGCCAGCGGCTGCGCCCGCCAAGGCGGCCGAGACTGCAGCGCCGAAAGCCGCTGCTCCCGCGACTGCAACGGCTGCTCCCGCGGCTGCAACGACGGCGCCGGCGAAATCAGCCGAGCCAAAGGCCGCAGCAGCGCCCGCAGCCGGACAGCCGACCAGCGCACAGATTTCCGCCATCCGCAGCGCATGCCGCTCCGATTATCCGAAGGTCTGCGCGGGCGTGCCGACCGGCGGCGCGCCGGCCCTGCAATGCCTGGAAAAAAACAAGACGAAACTCTCGGCCGGTTGCGAGAAGGCCGTTTCCGCCACGAGCGGCGGTGGAGGAGCAGCGGCGGCACCCGCGGCAGGCGCGGCGGCTGCCGCTGCACCGGCGGCGCCGGCCGTGATCGTGCTGCGGCCGATGCGGCCGCGCGAAGAACTGTTGGTGCTGCGATCGGCCTGCGGCGCCGACGTCCGCACGATCTGCGGCGGCGTGCAGCCTGGCGGCGGCCGGATCGTGCAGTGTCTGGCGACCAATGCCGCGCAGCTTTCGCCGGCCTGCAAGTACGTGCTGTCCCAGTTCGCGGCACGTTAA
- a CDS encoding efflux RND transporter periplasmic adaptor subunit has protein sequence MKSTRSPARLSLHRTIGQGAASVLRAALAIAAFGILSACEQNTFVPPPPPKVDVAVPVQRSFTRYLEATGNTAAIKNVDLVARVQGFLQSINYQDGAFVKEGTSLFTIEPETYKLKLEQAQAAEAGAQATVRQAEADFKRQQELVQRQAVSQATLDTSTSTRDNAQASLLQAQVNTKIAAVNYGYTNVTAPFDGVVSAHLVAVGELVGVSSPTQLATIVALDPIWVNFNVNEQDVLRIRTEARRRGMTPDDLRQLPIEVGLQTETGFPHKGKLDYAAVTLNQSTGTLPVRGVLPNSDRALLPGFFVRVRVPVDQVQSALFVPDVALGSDQSGRYLLVVNGENIVEQRKVRVGPLEGELRVIEEGLKADDRVVTAGLLRAIPGQKVDPQLKKIEAQPIAAK, from the coding sequence ATGAAGTCCACGCGTTCGCCAGCACGCTTGAGTCTGCACCGCACCATCGGACAAGGAGCTGCTTCGGTCCTGCGCGCGGCGCTCGCCATTGCCGCGTTCGGCATCTTAAGTGCCTGCGAACAAAATACTTTTGTCCCGCCGCCGCCGCCGAAGGTCGATGTCGCGGTGCCGGTGCAACGGTCCTTCACGCGTTATCTGGAAGCGACCGGCAATACGGCTGCGATCAAGAATGTCGATCTGGTCGCGCGGGTGCAGGGCTTTCTGCAATCGATCAATTACCAGGACGGCGCCTTTGTGAAAGAAGGCACGTCCCTGTTCACGATCGAGCCTGAAACCTACAAGCTGAAGCTCGAACAGGCGCAGGCCGCGGAAGCCGGCGCGCAGGCAACCGTGAGGCAGGCCGAGGCGGACTTCAAGCGCCAGCAGGAATTGGTGCAGCGGCAAGCCGTTTCCCAGGCGACGCTGGATACTTCAACGTCAACGCGCGACAACGCGCAGGCGAGCCTGCTGCAGGCCCAGGTCAATACCAAGATCGCGGCGGTCAATTACGGTTATACCAATGTGACTGCGCCGTTTGACGGTGTCGTCAGCGCGCATCTCGTCGCCGTCGGCGAACTCGTCGGCGTCTCGTCGCCGACGCAGCTCGCCACCATCGTGGCGCTCGACCCGATCTGGGTGAATTTCAACGTCAACGAACAGGACGTGCTGCGGATCCGCACGGAGGCCCGCCGGCGTGGGATGACGCCGGACGATCTCAGACAATTGCCGATCGAAGTCGGATTGCAAACCGAGACCGGTTTTCCGCACAAGGGCAAGCTCGACTACGCCGCCGTGACGCTCAACCAGTCGACGGGCACGCTCCCGGTGCGCGGCGTGCTGCCCAATTCCGATCGCGCGTTGCTGCCGGGGTTCTTTGTCCGGGTCCGCGTTCCCGTGGATCAGGTGCAGAGCGCGTTGTTCGTGCCGGATGTTGCGCTGGGCAGCGATCAGTCCGGACGCTACCTGCTGGTCGTGAACGGCGAAAATATCGTCGAACAGCGCAAGGTGCGGGTCGGGCCGCTCGAAGGCGAGCTGCGTGTCATCGAAGAAGGTCTGAAGGCCGACGACCGCGTCGTCACCGCCGGGCTGTTGCGCGCGATTCCCGGCCAGAAGGTCGATCCGCAACTGAAAAAGATCGAAGCACAGCCAATAGCGGCCAAGTAG
- a CDS encoding 3-hydroxybenzoate 6-monooxygenase — MDTRPVLIAGGGIGGLAVALGLAQKGIRSILLEKASQLGEIGAGIQLGPNAFHAFDYLGVGEAARSMAVYIDQLRLMDALTAEEITHVDLGEAFRSRFRNPYAVVHRGDLHGVFLRACQNHQLIELRVSSEVVGYDQDGSSVTARLANGERVTGRLLIGADGLWSNVRKQVVADGPPRVSGHTTYRSVIPTEQMPEDLRWNAATLWAGPKCHIVHYPLSGWKVFNLVVTYHNDAPEPVAGKPVSDEEVMQGFGHIHPRAQEIIRHGKNWRLWVLCDRDPVERWIDGRVALLGDAAHPMLQYFAQGACQAMEDAVCLSHMMGAHDDHAVALEAYRTQRFLRTAKVQLMSRAIGEHIYHPSGGHARLRNEIMSAKTSEEWYGDLAWLYGGTGLGS, encoded by the coding sequence ATGGACACGCGGCCGGTTCTCATTGCAGGCGGCGGCATCGGCGGGCTCGCGGTGGCACTTGGTCTGGCGCAAAAAGGCATCCGCTCGATCCTGCTGGAAAAGGCCTCGCAGCTCGGCGAGATCGGCGCCGGCATCCAGCTCGGGCCCAACGCATTCCACGCCTTCGACTATCTCGGCGTCGGCGAAGCCGCACGAAGCATGGCCGTCTATATCGACCAGCTCCGGTTGATGGATGCGCTGACCGCCGAGGAGATCACCCATGTCGATCTGGGCGAAGCGTTTCGCTCGCGCTTCCGCAATCCCTATGCGGTGGTGCATCGCGGCGATCTGCACGGTGTTTTCCTGCGCGCCTGCCAGAATCACCAGTTGATCGAGTTGCGCGTCAGCAGCGAAGTCGTCGGTTACGATCAGGATGGGTCGTCGGTGACGGCGCGGCTTGCGAATGGAGAGCGCGTCACGGGCCGGCTGTTGATCGGCGCCGACGGGCTGTGGTCGAATGTCCGCAAGCAGGTTGTCGCGGACGGGCCGCCGCGGGTTTCCGGTCACACGACCTACCGCTCGGTGATCCCGACCGAGCAAATGCCGGAAGATTTGCGCTGGAACGCGGCGACGCTGTGGGCCGGGCCGAAATGCCACATCGTGCATTATCCGCTGTCGGGCTGGAAGGTGTTCAACCTCGTCGTCACCTATCACAACGATGCGCCGGAGCCGGTGGCGGGCAAGCCGGTGTCGGACGAAGAGGTCATGCAAGGCTTCGGGCACATCCATCCGCGTGCGCAGGAGATCATCCGACACGGCAAGAACTGGCGACTGTGGGTGCTGTGCGACCGTGATCCGGTCGAGCGCTGGATCGACGGCCGCGTCGCGCTGCTCGGCGACGCCGCGCATCCGATGCTGCAATATTTCGCGCAAGGCGCCTGTCAGGCGATGGAGGACGCGGTGTGCCTGTCGCACATGATGGGCGCGCATGACGATCATGCGGTCGCGCTGGAAGCCTATCGCACGCAGCGTTTCCTGCGCACCGCAAAGGTACAGTTGATGTCCCGCGCCATCGGCGAGCACATCTATCACCCCTCAGGCGGACATGCCCGGCTGCGCAACGAGATCATGAGCGCGAAGACGTCGGAGGAGTGGTACGGCGATCTGGCGTGGCTATATGGCGGGACAGGGCTGGGGAGCTAA
- a CDS encoding FAD-dependent monooxygenase: MRIAVIGGGPGGLYFAYLWKRRHPDAHIDLFEQNPEGATWGFGVVFSEQALEFLRADDPETVDAITPRMESWKNITLNLRGQSVEIDGIGFSSIGRLELLTILQQRVRAAGITARYNTTIQSLDELGGYDLIVAADGLNSLVRRGFEKEFGASVSHSTNRFAWYGTTKRFATLSQTFVKTGLGSFNAHHYRYSPSMSTFLVECDAATWQAYGFEHKTIEQSQAICEEIFADTLDGHALVSNKSVWRNFPWIWNENWSHGNMVLIGDALHTAHFSIGSGTRLAIEDAIALTKALEAENDIAAALARYQAERKPIVQKLVTAARTSADWYEHFDEHMKLDLMDFAYSYITRSGRIADARLRAMSPEFMARYEAEKKIGSQA; this comes from the coding sequence GTGCGTATCGCCGTCATCGGCGGAGGCCCCGGAGGCCTCTATTTCGCCTATCTCTGGAAGCGGCGTCATCCGGACGCACATATCGACCTGTTCGAACAGAACCCCGAAGGCGCGACCTGGGGGTTTGGCGTAGTGTTCTCCGAACAGGCGCTGGAATTTCTGCGCGCCGACGATCCCGAGACCGTCGACGCCATCACGCCGCGGATGGAGAGCTGGAAGAACATCACGCTCAACCTGCGTGGGCAAAGCGTCGAGATCGACGGCATTGGCTTCTCCTCGATCGGCCGGCTGGAGCTGCTGACCATCCTGCAGCAGCGCGTGCGCGCGGCGGGAATCACGGCGCGATACAACACGACGATCCAGTCATTGGACGAACTCGGGGGGTACGACCTGATCGTCGCTGCCGACGGGCTGAACTCGCTGGTGCGCCGCGGCTTTGAGAAGGAATTCGGCGCCTCGGTTTCGCACTCGACCAACAGGTTCGCCTGGTACGGCACCACCAAGCGCTTTGCCACGCTGTCGCAGACGTTTGTGAAGACCGGTCTCGGCTCATTCAACGCCCACCACTATCGCTATTCACCCTCCATGAGCACGTTCCTGGTCGAATGCGACGCGGCGACCTGGCAGGCCTATGGCTTCGAGCACAAGACCATCGAGCAGTCGCAAGCGATCTGCGAGGAGATCTTTGCCGACACGCTGGACGGCCATGCGCTGGTTTCGAACAAATCGGTGTGGCGCAATTTTCCCTGGATCTGGAACGAGAACTGGTCGCACGGCAACATGGTGCTGATCGGCGACGCCCTGCATACCGCGCATTTCTCGATCGGCTCGGGTACCCGGCTCGCCATCGAAGACGCGATCGCGCTGACCAAGGCGCTGGAGGCGGAGAACGATATCGCCGCGGCCCTCGCCCGCTATCAGGCCGAACGCAAGCCGATCGTGCAGAAGCTGGTGACGGCGGCGCGCACCAGCGCCGACTGGTATGAACACTTCGACGAACACATGAAGCTCGACCTGATGGATTTTGCCTACAGCTACATCACCCGTTCCGGGCGGATCGCCGACGCGCGGCTGCGCGCGATGTCGCCGGAATTCATGGCGCGCTACGAGGCGGAAAAGAAGATCGGGAGCCAAGCATGA
- the gtdA gene encoding gentisate 1,2-dioxygenase yields the protein MEAVQKTPEREAFYKKIDGENLSALWNVLGDLVTPEPRSACRPHLWKFDSIRDYMTEAGKLITAKEAERRVLVLENPGLRGQSKVTTSLFAGVQMVVPGDVAPAHRHSQSALRFVLEGKGAHTTVDGERTAMEPGDFVITPSMTWHDHSNETSEPMFWLDGLDIPMVQFFDASFAEGSNEDQQKISKPAGDSFARYGHNLLPVDEKRKSKTSPIFNYPYSYTREALELAKTRNEWDACHGLKLKFSNPETGDFAMPTIGTFIQLLPKGFKTARYRATDATVFAAIEGKGRTRIGDQIFEWGARDLFVVPSWHWVTHEADTDAVLFSFSDRPVQQKLDLFREDRGNA from the coding sequence ATGGAAGCCGTGCAGAAGACCCCGGAACGCGAGGCGTTCTACAAGAAGATCGACGGCGAGAATCTCTCTGCGCTGTGGAACGTGCTGGGCGATCTCGTCACGCCGGAACCGCGAAGCGCCTGCCGGCCGCATCTGTGGAAGTTCGATTCGATCCGTGATTACATGACCGAAGCCGGCAAGCTGATCACCGCCAAGGAAGCCGAGCGGCGGGTGCTGGTGCTGGAGAATCCCGGCCTGCGCGGCCAGTCGAAGGTTACGACTTCGCTGTTTGCCGGTGTGCAGATGGTGGTCCCGGGCGACGTCGCCCCCGCCCATCGGCACAGCCAGTCGGCGCTGCGCTTCGTGCTCGAAGGCAAGGGCGCCCATACCACCGTCGACGGCGAGCGCACCGCGATGGAGCCCGGCGATTTCGTCATCACGCCCTCGATGACCTGGCACGACCATTCCAACGAAACGTCCGAGCCGATGTTCTGGCTCGACGGGCTCGATATCCCGATGGTGCAATTCTTCGATGCGTCCTTTGCCGAAGGGTCGAACGAGGATCAGCAGAAGATCTCAAAACCCGCCGGCGACAGCTTTGCGCGCTACGGCCACAACCTGCTGCCGGTCGACGAGAAGCGAAAGTCCAAGACCTCGCCGATCTTCAACTATCCCTACAGCTATACGCGCGAGGCGCTGGAACTGGCCAAGACGCGCAACGAGTGGGACGCCTGTCACGGGCTGAAGCTGAAATTCTCCAATCCCGAGACCGGCGATTTCGCGATGCCGACGATCGGCACCTTCATCCAGCTATTGCCGAAGGGCTTCAAGACCGCGCGCTATCGCGCGACCGACGCCACCGTATTCGCCGCGATCGAAGGCAAGGGCCGCACACGGATCGGCGACCAGATTTTCGAGTGGGGCGCGCGCGATTTGTTCGTAGTACCGAGCTGGCACTGGGTCACGCACGAGGCCGACACCGACGCGGTGCTGTTCTCGTTCTCCGACCGTCCGGTACAGCAGAAGCTCGATTTGTTCCGCGAGGACCGCGGGAATGCGTGA